The window agtcaacttctgagactgaactttagaggtgtggaaaaatccctgcagatttctttgaaaaactgaagatTTTGTAAAGGGTGGGCACAATATATATGGAAAAATTATAGTTAAAtacaattttattattttgagttttttttgcCTCCTTATTTTCTGGTAAATATAAGATTTAGGTTTACAGCACTATACATAAGTTTACACTTGTAATTTAAATGCACATaggataaaaacaaacaatatacacCTTTCACTCCTTGTCAGTCTTCAAAGTTGTGGTGCTTTTGTTTGTCAACTGAAACTTTAatccaggggtgtccaatcttatccacaaagggccactgtggctgcaggttttcactcaaaACAAGATGGATCTCATCTGATTTCAGGTGACCTGACCGGCCCTTTGTgaataagattggacacccctgctttaaTCTAAAATATATGGCACTGTCATTTCAACATGTAACTTCAACTGCCCAATAGAAAGGTTACAAATTACTTGGATACATTAACTTATATTAAAACTTAAAAGTGATTTTCCTTGTCctttatcatttacattttagcaACACaaagttttgttatgacagtgacaatacaTAGCCTCTTTCAGATTTTAGAAGTTTTTTTAACTACTACGAAACCAATTATGGGAAAAATATTTGAAGTAAAACAACCTAAAGaattaagaataaaaataaaaatgcatggtGTGTGTTCTGAGCAGGACTAGGTTAGATGATGTGTATGATTTCCTGATTTTTCCCTGCTCTTCTTAACTTAAAATAGTTAATAGTTTAGTAATGAAATAGTTGTCAAAAAAGTAACAGTCGTTCCTTATACATTCTGTATGTTGCTCTTTGATCTTTGGCTTTTCAGTGGAGTTTATTTAAAGACATACCAATTCTACTGTGGTTTTACAGAATTTTCTTTTAGATCAAAAATGCTTATTTCTGTGCTCCTTAAGACGGTCATaaaattttgacattttacaaCAGCATATTTTAGTCTCAAAGGATCATGTTTCTCAAAAAAAATTAATGGGTATTCTTGCCTGTCTATATATAGTTACTCCTTTTTAGCTTTGTGTTGATATGACATAAAACTATGTTGCTCTGTACTAATTATGTTACCACATGCCAAATCAGGATTAACATTTGAAGAACACTCATATGGCATGCAGACTGGGTTCCTGTATATGTGGCAAAGAGGTGCTGTTGCCTTCTCACACAACATGATCAACACAACTTGGCAGCTTCATTGTTGTGTTGTGAGCTGTAGTAAAGATTTATTCTTTTCAGATTCAGCTCAGGTTGAACCAGCAGCAACACCCAAgacattttcatcttttttgggAGAGCGTTCTTTCAGCTTTTTGCTGTTGGCTTGATTCTTGTTGGGACTTTTTTGCTTAGGTTTAAGAGTCATAGATTTCTTTAGTGTCTCTTTTGTCTTTCGGGACCAAGTAGCTACCTTGCTGGGTCCTGTTACCTTGGGTTTTGAAGTCACAGGTTTCATCATCTTTTTAGTCTTCTGTGGCCTGACAGCTGATTTGTTGgttgctgtttttgttggttttatcgcttttgcttgttttgtcgGTTTCATTTTTTGGCCTTTAGTTGAGGCTTTTGAAGAAACGTTGTGGGTTCCTGCATCCTTTTCAACATAGTTCTTGGTTTGTGATACGGTCTTCTGATGAGGAGTGGTTTTCTTTGGTGCTTCTTTGCTGCCATTTTTACTCTTTGGCTTCATTTTATACAACAATgtcatctttttctttgtttgtgaTGCTTTTGTTGTAAATGTTCCATTCAAGGACTTTTGTTTTGTCCTAGCTGTGGTAGCCACTGTAGGTGGACTGGTGAGTGGTGGTTTGGTGGGACGTATGACCACTTTAAATGGTGGTCTTGTTGGTATTTCACTGGTGTCCAGGACGGtcactaaaaataaaagcaacattttttttcacatttcaaatACATATTTGACACATATTTCCCCTCAGTGCCCCAGTAACCTCCACTCTGCTTAAGCACATGTACAGTACATCAGCCTCAGGGCACACTATAATCCAGAACAAAATACAGTATTGATCCACTGTTTTTACAGGCACCTTAGTTTGGGTGCACAGCATGCTGCTTTTCTTAATAAGCACAAATGCTTATTCATTTAATCCTGTAAAGATAATGGTGTTTATGAAGATAGTGGTTAATCTATGACAACACAAATATTTCCTATAACCTCAAAATACTTCAGAAAAAACTAAACTTTCttattataaaattaataaataataactttgCAGCCCAAAATATAACACCACGACCCTGtttcaattctttttttttttttttaatgtgcccAATTTGAATAGCTCTTACCCTTGTCAAGTTAGCCTTTTCAATgcacagttttttgttttttttgataAACTTTAGCATAATATACATAACATTTCTGAGTAATTGCTTTGTCTGGCTGTTTCACAGCGTGTTGTTTCACCATAGTGTAGGGACtctctttttgttgttgttagtggGTAATCTTTACATTgctaactagccagctagctgAGTAAAGTGATGAAATCATACCATGCATGATATAGCTAAACTTGTGCaatttaaaggtgcagtatgtAAGACTTAGTGTCATCTAGTGGTGATGTTGCAAATTGCCTTCCCTTTACAAGCATGtggtagaaccattttttgctTATAGTGCCCCATAAATCTTgtacactgcacctttaaaactCAGCAAATTGAATGGTATGGTTTTGAAGTGCTAagcatttaaaagtaaaatattttcaggtctgaaaaaaggcaaatatgTCAGGTTTCAATGCTTTCTGGGCAAGTTCTGCTGCCAAAGTTGACATTATTGTTTTTGACATTGGTCACCCCTCTGAAGGCGCATCTAACAGACTTTACTTCAGCTAATAGAGAAATGAAACAGCCGTTAAGGTGTCAGGGATTCATTCCTCGTTCAGAATAGCATGAAAGAAACTTCTCAATGAAGATGGGCAAAGATGCTCTGGCTTACATTCTTGGGGTATGAATGgcactttctttcctttcactttCACAGGAAGTGGCTTGCTTTTGCATTTCCCTGGAGGTGCTCTCCTGTAAGTAGATGACATTTCttctttgctttattttgtACAGACATTATTTGAAAAGCCCCCAACAACTAGGAACCAATATATTATTACAGCATTTCAAGCACTGGACCACAAATatctttcattttctgtctctGACATCTCTAAAGCTGACTTTTCTGCTCTATTAGTAGAGGACCTAGATGCCAAAAGGTGTTGCTGTCACACCATCTTCTAGCTCTAAGTAAGTGCCACACTGAATATTCCAGTGAAAGGTGAAGGTAATTCTAAGACGGGTGCTTCTGGACAGTCATGCCTAGGTCATCCCACTTGCTAGGGCTTTGAACTCTATTTTATGTCCAATAACTTTCTGCTGCCTTTAATGGCATCCAGTTCTTGATATTTCCACTGGTCTGTGAAAGTGTGTAAAGAGCTGAAGAGAGTTTTAGAATAAGGAACAGCTGGGACAGAAGTATGGTACAACGATTAGTAAGATTGATTTTGAATGTGCAGATAAGTTTGTGCAGATATTTCATTGGGCTGATAAGGTCAGAATCAACAGGACTACTTTTAGGGACACTTTTGAGGGGACATTAATtagcaaacaatttccattaaccattatatttttttaagtgaatcAATCAGTGTCATATTTAAATCCTGTCTGTACAAGCAGAGTTATTATGTAGCATAGACCAAAATCAGTCTTGGTACTTGATATAATAGCTATTCTGGAACTGATCATGTGATTGATTGTACAATTAATAAGTTAAGATGTTTAAATTGTAAGTAGATCTGTCTACCGATGAGTGCACTCTAGCGCACGCTTTCCAAGAGACTGGAAAAAGGCCATTTGGCTCAAGCATGAGCTAAAGATTCAAGAATTCTGAGGAAAGAATGTGAAAGCACTCTTCCTGTAGTAAATGGTTTGCCTGTTCATGTGACGTCACACCTCAAAGGCAGTTTTAGCTGACAGTATTTATTCTTTCATGTGGATTAAATAGATATCAACAGAATTCATAAACAAGAATCAATTGTAGTGATTCCTAAATGTCTGTAATCAACATTATTTTAAGCATATTAAAGTACCACCTTAACAACAGTTTGTTTAGCTTCTAATTAGAGAATCTAGACATGGGGTGTATTGTCTGTGCTCTGCTGGGACAGAAAATATTAACATAATATATTCTTTTGTATACTAACATTCTTTGCCCTTTCATGTGAAGCATTTGTCCAAATTGTAATATTCAGCATACATTACCTAGATGGATCCACAAATTTATAGACAGTTCCGAAGGGGGATACTGAGCTTGGGTATGAAGTTGCCAGAAAATAAAGTTCACCTTCACGAAAGATGATAGAAAACATATGAATCAGTTTTGCATAAATGCCACTTGCGGCATTAAAGCTGTAATGATCAGTATTTCTTGGGGATTTTAAGTACTCTGGCAGGAACCCACCTGCTTCATCTTCTGCAAATGAGATGATAAACTTGTGATGGTGATTGATAAGGCCAGGAAATGAGCAGGTCTTAGCGTCACCCATGCACACATTCTTCTCCTTCCAGCTCTCGCTATTCCTATCCTCCTCTAGAGCCATCAGTCGTCTGGACGAAGTAAAAAGCAATCATCATTATCTTCTCAATGTTTCTTTGGATAAACTGAAATCCTAAACCATAGGTTTCCACTGAGATTTGAGCACCTATATATATGCACAAAGACCTCGGATTTAAGGTGAAAGACAATGAACAAGAGCTCTGGTTTCAGGCAAATTTCTATAGtgccttttttttcttaccCGCTCATAAAATCTCCAAAGAGGTAAAGACCATTGAGGTTGGGCGACTCGCATCCTCTGTAAATGTAGCCTCCAGTCACTGACTTTCCAATGTGGTGGCCATAGGCATAAATAGGAAGAATATCATCTGTAAAGATATATGTTCAGTTAGACTGTGGTTTATCTCCTTTTCTTTGGTATGCTAAGTGCTGCAGGTAGAACCGGATCATTAAAAGGGATTTAGAAGTTTAGCACGAgggacatacagtactgtgcaaaaatcgcatttcatgtattaatttccagtccaaacgacattacatatttttttattttacagagtgagaaaaagaggaaaattacACATCATGCCCGCCgattgcctttattacagttttcattctttttaggagacttgcatttagattttcaaagaaataagCAGGTATATTTTTCATAGCTGTagagtttagtcttagaagtgcAATGCTTTTTCCACTATAAATTCATCTCATTAGTTCATAAACACTTTCTCTACATCTCATTTGTCtagttttattacaaacttttttcagcaggtttagtgttgtgtagactccgtgttgagttgtaggtatttttctacttgttgtatttgttttaggtctcaatgcatagataacttcaggtagcaatttagagcaaagctctttaaaattatgtcgacctttattaacatgagatattctgaagtaatgacaagcacttttgtaagtcgctctggataagagcgtctgctaaatgccataaatgtaaatgtaagtttcAGTGTTCTAATTCAAaatctttttgtctctttccttcTGACAGTAATCCCTTCTCGATAGCTGCTATGAATTTTAGATTCATAGTGTTGagatgtcttctcacagtggaagcatggacagaaacacctgtggatttttttttcaaatctgaagcaagCGTGGAGCCTGAGTTCCTCCtctgtctcaaagatgaaagctttaagtactgtttatctgagtttggcagttttggtggtctaccttGCATAGTTGTTAGTCCCATTGTCTTTTGATAATATTTTGCagtccagttttggaaagtcctgttttttcactaattttcctttgactttcccttttTTGTATAAGGAGATTGTTTCATATCTGATCTCCTCTTATTtcagtaaatgaagggtgggcTCTATGAGGGCCATGCAAAGTCGCAAATTACTTAACAACAACCAGTAAGCTGTAATGTGATTGCAAATTGAATGTGTACAGTTTGGAATGTAAAGTAATGTAAGGTATTAACAAACGCTGAAGTCAAACAAATAACTTTGAGGTGTAAGTTTGCATGTGACTTCACCTTTAGACAATGCAGCTTAGCTCACCTAGAGAagagttttgacataatttaatgTCAAAGCACTCAAAGCCCTCCTTAGCCCTCCAGCCATAGTTTCCTCCTTTCACAATGATATCAATTTCTTCATAGCGATTTTGTCCAACATCACCACAGAAAATCCTCCCTCTGCCATAGTGGGTCACTGGGTCACCCCTGTCCACTGAGCAGCGCCACATGTTCCGTACACCGTAAGCATAGACCTCAGGCCTGGCATCTGGTTCATTGATGAAGGGGTTGTCTGGAGGAATCTTATAGGGTTTTCCATTATTACTGCTCCCATCTACATTGATGCGGAGTGCTTTTCCCAATAAAGCTGATCTGAGGTCAGAAAATAGCATACAGtgaacataaaacattaaaacctgGCATAAAAAACAGGGCTTTAAAACCTGCATTAAAGAAGAAGAACGTGTTTAAGGTGCTGACTGGGATGACATTTATTATGGAGGTGCTTTTCCacctttaaacaaacaaaaaaaactggcaTCAGTCATGCATTATTCTGGCCTATTTCAGATATGCTGATAAACCTCAGTTCCTATTTCCCCTGGAATCATAGTGGATCTCACTTGTTTTGGGAATTTCCAAACTTTCCAAATGGATCGCCTGCTTTTCCACCATCTCCAGTGAAGATATAAAGATATCCATCCAAGCCAAACAAAAGCTGTCCACCATTATGGTTTGCAGCGGGTTCCTCAATTTCAAGAAGCATCCTAAAATAAACCAAGAAGATCCTTTTACAAGACATAAACCAAATGTGCAACATACTAACCTGTTTGTCAGAGACTCCTCATAAATGATCCTCTATCCCATTTACCTCTCTGAGTAGGGATCTGCCACGTTCATGTCATGGGCTGAAACCTTCATTTCGCTGATGCGAATCTTCTCCAGCTTGCTGTTGACCAGAATGGAGTAGTAGATGAAGAAGCGCCCATTGTGCTTGTATTGTGGGTGGAATGCAAGACCCAGGAATCCCCTTTCATCACCCAGCCATGGTGTGGTCAATACGTCACCACTAATGTCCAGGAAAGGCTGCTCCAGACGGCTGCCATCCCTCAGAAAAACCCAAACGAAGCCCAGCTGCTCGGCCACGAACATGCGGTGGGTGCCATCACCGCTGTGGAGCATCAGTACAGGATTCCTCAGCCCGTTGGCCACCTCCTTCAAACACAGCTGCAAGCAACCTTTGGGGTCCTCCACCACTTTGCCTAAGTTACTGTACAGATCATTGTTCTGA is drawn from Pygocentrus nattereri isolate fPygNat1 chromosome 10, fPygNat1.pri, whole genome shotgun sequence and contains these coding sequences:
- the hhipl2 gene encoding HHIP-like protein 2 — encoded protein: MPRERGLQGEWSSSKGQWNFRLSTSHPRLCIFFICILLASLRRALLHPQCLDYQPPFKPPYHLEFCNYYEMFGCCDQKTDNLIAERYWDIMDLLGDEGYELCGDFVKDILCQECSPYAAHLYDAEDPYTPVRHLPGLCFSYCINFHTKCHSVVKYLSDSKILQESCEKDRSHFCNLINLPDQDYCYPNVLQNNDLYSNLGKVVEDPKGCLQLCLKEVANGLRNPVLMLHSGDGTHRMFVAEQLGFVWVFLRDGSRLEQPFLDISGDVLTTPWLGDERGFLGLAFHPQYKHNGRFFIYYSILVNSKLEKIRISEMKVSAHDMNVADPYSERMLLEIEEPAANHNGGQLLFGLDGYLYIFTGDGGKAGDPFGKFGNSQNKSALLGKALRINVDGSSNNGKPYKIPPDNPFINEPDARPEVYAYGVRNMWRCSVDRGDPVTHYGRGRIFCGDVGQNRYEEIDIIVKGGNYGWRAKEGFECFDIKLCQNSSLDDILPIYAYGHHIGKSVTGGYIYRGCESPNLNGLYLFGDFMSGRLMALEEDRNSESWKEKNVCMGDAKTCSFPGLINHHHKFIISFAEDEAGELYFLATSYPSSVSPFGTVYKFVDPSRRAPPGKCKSKPLPVKVKGKKVPFIPQELTVLDTSEIPTRPPFKVVIRPTKPPLTSPPTVATTARTKQKSLNGTFTTKASQTKKKMTLLYKMKPKSKNGSKEAPKKTTPHQKTVSQTKNYVEKDAGTHNVSSKASTKGQKMKPTKQAKAIKPTKTATNKSAVRPQKTKKMMKPVTSKPKVTGPSKVATWSRKTKETLKKSMTLKPKQKSPNKNQANSKKLKERSPKKDENVLGVAAGST